A stretch of Paracoccus sp. MA DNA encodes these proteins:
- a CDS encoding F0F1 ATP synthase subunit gamma, which yields MPSLKDLKNRIGSVKNTRKITKAMQMVAAAKLRRAQEAAEAARPYADRMASVMAGLTAAAAGSDLAPRLLAGTGEDRRHLLVVMTSERGLAGGFNSSIVKLARQRLQDLQAQGKQVSILTVGKKGREQLKREYGELFVHHVDMSEVKRIGYDNARAIADEILDRFDAGGFDVATLFYNRFESVISQVPTARQIIPAVVEEGEAEASALYDYEPDEHAILNDLLPRSVATQVFAALLENAASEQGARMTAMDNATRNAGDMIDRLTTEYNRSRQAAITKELIEIISGAEAL from the coding sequence ATGCCCAGCCTCAAGGATCTCAAGAACCGGATCGGCAGCGTCAAGAACACGCGCAAGATCACCAAGGCGATGCAGATGGTCGCCGCCGCGAAACTGCGCCGCGCGCAGGAAGCGGCGGAGGCCGCGCGCCCCTATGCCGACCGGATGGCCTCGGTGATGGCCGGGCTGACCGCTGCGGCGGCGGGCTCGGACCTGGCGCCGCGGCTGCTGGCGGGGACCGGCGAGGACCGCCGTCACCTGCTGGTGGTGATGACCTCGGAGCGCGGGCTTGCGGGCGGGTTCAACTCGTCCATCGTCAAGCTCGCCCGCCAGCGCCTGCAGGACCTGCAGGCGCAGGGCAAGCAGGTGTCGATCCTGACCGTCGGCAAGAAGGGCCGCGAGCAGCTCAAGCGCGAATATGGCGAGCTCTTCGTCCATCACGTCGACATGAGCGAGGTCAAGCGCATCGGCTATGACAATGCGCGCGCCATCGCCGACGAGATTCTCGACCGGTTCGACGCCGGCGGGTTCGACGTGGCGACGCTGTTCTACAACCGCTTCGAATCCGTCATCAGCCAGGTTCCGACCGCCCGGCAGATCATCCCCGCCGTGGTCGAGGAGGGCGAGGCCGAGGCCTCGGCGCTCTATGACTACGAACCGGACGAGCACGCGATCCTGAACGACCTGCTGCCGCGCTCGGTGGCGACGCAGGTCTTTGCGGCGCTGCTGGAGAACGCGGCCTCGGAACAGGGCGCGCGGATGACCGCCATGGACAACGCCACGCGCAACGCCGGCGACATGATCGACAGGCTGACGACGGAATACAACCGCTCGCGTCAGGCCGCGATCACCAAGGAACTGATTGAAATCATCTCGGGCGCAGAGGCGCTCTGA
- the atpD gene encoding F0F1 ATP synthase subunit beta — MAEANGKITQVIGAVVDVQFDGQLPAILNALETENNGKRLVLEVAQHLGENTVRTIAMDATEGLVRGLPVKDTGGPIMVPVGDATLGRILNVVGEPVDEGGPVEASETRAIHQPAPDFAAQATASEILVTGIKVIDLLAPYSKGGKIGLFGGAGVGKTVLIMELINNIAKVHSGYSVFAGVGERTREGNDLYHEMVESGVIKPDNLSQSQVALVYGQMNEPPGARMRVALTGLTLAEQFRDQSGTDVLFFVDNIFRFTQAGSEVSALLGRIPSAVGYQPTLATDMGALQERITSTKAGSITSVQAIYVPADDLTDPAPATSFAHLDATTVLSRAISELGIYPAVDPLDSTSRILDPAIVGEEHYQVARDVQGILQKYKSLQDIIAILGMDELSEEDKLTVARARKIQRFLSQPFDVAKVFTGSDGVQVPLEDTIRSFKAVVAGEYDHLPEAAFYMVGGIEEVKAKAQRLAADAA, encoded by the coding sequence ATGGCAGAGGCCAATGGAAAAATCACGCAGGTGATCGGCGCCGTCGTCGACGTGCAGTTCGACGGCCAGCTTCCCGCGATTCTGAACGCTCTGGAAACCGAGAACAACGGCAAGCGCCTGGTGCTGGAAGTGGCCCAGCACCTGGGCGAGAACACCGTCCGCACCATCGCCATGGACGCGACCGAAGGTCTGGTCCGCGGCCTGCCGGTGAAGGATACCGGCGGCCCGATCATGGTTCCGGTCGGCGATGCGACCCTGGGCCGCATCCTGAACGTCGTCGGCGAGCCGGTCGATGAAGGCGGCCCGGTCGAGGCGTCCGAGACCCGCGCCATCCACCAGCCGGCCCCGGATTTCGCCGCCCAGGCGACCGCGTCCGAGATCCTGGTCACCGGCATCAAGGTCATCGACCTGCTGGCCCCCTATTCCAAGGGCGGCAAGATCGGCCTGTTCGGCGGCGCCGGCGTCGGCAAGACGGTTCTGATCATGGAACTGATCAACAACATCGCCAAGGTGCATTCGGGCTATTCGGTCTTTGCCGGCGTGGGCGAGCGGACCCGCGAAGGCAACGACCTTTACCACGAGATGGTGGAATCGGGCGTCATCAAGCCCGACAACCTGTCGCAATCGCAGGTGGCGCTGGTCTATGGCCAGATGAACGAGCCTCCCGGGGCGCGGATGCGCGTGGCGCTGACCGGCCTGACCCTGGCCGAACAGTTCCGCGACCAGTCGGGCACCGACGTTCTGTTCTTCGTCGACAACATCTTCCGCTTCACCCAGGCCGGTTCCGAGGTGTCGGCGCTTCTGGGCCGCATCCCCTCGGCCGTGGGCTACCAGCCGACGCTGGCCACCGACATGGGCGCGCTGCAGGAACGCATCACCTCGACCAAGGCCGGCTCGATCACCTCGGTGCAGGCGATCTACGTTCCGGCCGACGACCTGACCGACCCGGCGCCGGCGACCTCCTTCGCGCACCTCGACGCCACGACCGTGCTGTCGCGCGCGATCTCGGAGCTTGGCATCTATCCGGCGGTTGACCCGCTCGACTCGACCTCGCGGATCCTCGATCCGGCCATCGTCGGCGAAGAGCATTACCAGGTCGCCCGCGACGTCCAGGGCATCCTGCAGAAATACAAGTCGCTGCAGGACATCATCGCCATTCTCGGCATGGACGAGCTGTCGGAAGAGGACAAGCTGACCGTGGCCCGCGCCCGCAAGATCCAGCGCTTCCTGTCGCAGCCCTTCGACGTGGCCAAGGTCTTCACCGGCTCGGACGGCGTGCAGGTGCCGCTGGAGGACACGATCCGCTCGTTCAAGGCGGTGGTGGCCGGCGAATACGACCACCTGCCGGAAGCGGCCTTCTACATGGTCGGCGGCATCGAGGAAGTGAAAGCCAAGGCTCAGCGTCTCGCCGCTGACGCGGCGTAA
- a CDS encoding F0F1 ATP synthase subunit epsilon — protein sequence MADTMQFDLVSPERNLVSVPVREVRLPGAEGDLTAMPGHAPAIVNLRPGLVTVVAGDGSETEFAVTGGFAEINNDSVTLLAERGHPRAEMTQEVFNEMMAQAHRRVQAAKERESAGEELVAAAVKLLADMEALGTHIGLDPNQANFPH from the coding sequence ATGGCCGACACGATGCAGTTCGACCTCGTCTCGCCGGAACGGAACCTGGTTTCCGTCCCGGTGCGCGAGGTGCGCCTGCCCGGCGCCGAGGGCGACCTGACGGCGATGCCCGGCCATGCGCCGGCCATCGTCAACCTGCGCCCCGGTCTGGTGACCGTGGTGGCAGGCGACGGGTCCGAGACGGAATTCGCGGTGACCGGCGGCTTCGCCGAGATCAACAACGACTCCGTCACCCTGCTGGCCGAACGCGGGCATCCCCGCGCCGAGATGACCCAGGAGGTCTTCAACGAGATGATGGCCCAGGCCCATCGTCGCGTTCAGGCCGCCAAGGAACGCGAATCCGCCGGAGAGGAGCTGGTCGCCGCCGCGGTCAAGCTGCTGGCCGACATGGAGGCGCTTGGCACCCATATCGGGCTGGACCCGAACCAGGCCAATTTCCCGCATTAG
- a CDS encoding H-type lectin domain-containing protein, producing MRRFGHFAVGVAQGSAEMFSAFESGGPMWTGHGPRVETQDVRFDESFAEPPVVHVSLSMWDIDRNANQRADIQAVNITRQGFALQFRTWGDTRVARVRASWMAVGPVRHEEDWDLE from the coding sequence TTGAGACGTTTTGGACATTTCGCCGTGGGCGTCGCCCAGGGCTCGGCCGAGATGTTTTCGGCCTTCGAGAGCGGCGGGCCGATGTGGACCGGCCACGGCCCGCGGGTCGAAACCCAGGACGTGCGCTTTGACGAAAGCTTCGCCGAGCCGCCGGTGGTGCATGTCTCGCTGAGCATGTGGGACATCGACCGCAACGCCAACCAGCGCGCCGACATCCAGGCGGTGAACATCACCCGGCAGGGTTTCGCGCTGCAGTTCCGCACCTGGGGCGACACCCGCGTGGCGCGGGTGCGGGCCAGCTGGATGGCCGTCGGCCCGGTCCGGCATGAAGAGGACTGGGATCTGGAATGA
- a CDS encoding alpha/beta fold hydrolase has protein sequence MSALHLRRWPGHEDRPALALHCMMGNARYWRPIAADLHDRVQIAAPDLPGHGQSPDWAGGPPDYHTFVTREAASLIDRPLDLIGHSMGATVALRIAVAAPEAVRSLTLIEPVLFAAAPEAMNDALLDDIAARLAAGADAEAAEAFLAIWGGLDWQSQTPAGKARLARQIHLVQASNEALRQDTANILREGGLEAIDAPVLIVMGEESPPVIPAIADALAARLPDVGRARVPGAGHMLPITHPRQVAELIGLNLDRA, from the coding sequence GTGAGCGCGCTGCATCTGAGGCGCTGGCCGGGGCACGAGGACCGCCCGGCCCTGGCGCTGCATTGCATGATGGGCAATGCCCGCTATTGGCGGCCCATCGCCGCGGATCTGCACGACCGCGTGCAGATCGCCGCACCCGACCTGCCCGGCCATGGCCAGAGCCCCGACTGGGCCGGCGGGCCGCCCGATTACCATACCTTCGTGACCCGCGAGGCGGCGTCGCTGATCGACCGGCCGCTGGACCTGATCGGGCACAGCATGGGCGCCACCGTCGCGCTGCGCATCGCCGTGGCGGCACCCGAGGCGGTGCGCAGCCTGACCCTGATCGAGCCGGTGCTGTTCGCCGCCGCGCCCGAGGCCATGAACGACGCGCTGCTGGACGATATCGCGGCGCGGCTTGCCGCCGGCGCGGATGCCGAGGCGGCCGAGGCTTTCCTGGCCATCTGGGGCGGGCTCGACTGGCAATCGCAGACCCCCGCGGGCAAGGCGCGTCTGGCGCGGCAGATCCATCTGGTCCAGGCCAGCAACGAGGCGCTGCGCCAGGATACCGCCAATATCCTGCGCGAGGGCGGGCTGGAGGCCATCGACGCGCCGGTGCTGATCGTCATGGGCGAGGAATCGCCGCCGGTGATCCCGGCAATCGCCGACGCGCTGGCGGCCCGCCTGCCGGATGTCGGGCGCGCCCGCGTTCCGGGGGCCGGCCACATGCTGCCGATCACCCATCCCCGGCAGGTGGCCGAGCTGATCGGGCTGAATCTGGACCGCGCCTGA
- a CDS encoding 2-hydroxychromene-2-carboxylate isomerase has product MAHIDYYFGTPSPWAYLAGDRLERVAAGHGATITYKPVDLLQLFDRTGGVRPANRHPSRMEYRAQELRRWSEHLGMPLKLKPAFWPVNPAPSSYAIIAAQQAGGGDLPGLVQGFLRAVWAEDADIADDAVIRDRLAAAGFDPELANKGLFVGAETFGRNLEEAVEAGVFGSPFYVVRESGERFWGQDRLDFLDRHLESL; this is encoded by the coding sequence ATGGCGCATATCGACTATTACTTCGGCACACCCAGCCCCTGGGCCTATCTGGCCGGCGACCGGCTCGAACGGGTCGCCGCGGGCCACGGCGCGACGATCACCTACAAGCCGGTGGATCTGCTGCAGCTTTTCGACCGCACCGGCGGCGTGCGGCCGGCGAACCGCCACCCCTCGCGGATGGAATACCGCGCGCAGGAGCTGCGGCGCTGGTCCGAGCATCTGGGCATGCCCCTGAAGCTGAAGCCCGCCTTCTGGCCGGTGAACCCGGCGCCCTCCTCCTATGCCATCATCGCCGCGCAACAGGCCGGCGGCGGCGACCTGCCGGGGCTGGTGCAGGGCTTCCTGCGCGCGGTCTGGGCCGAGGATGCCGACATCGCCGACGACGCGGTGATCCGCGACAGGCTCGCCGCCGCCGGCTTCGATCCCGAGCTTGCCAACAAGGGCCTGTTTGTCGGGGCCGAGACCTTCGGCCGCAACCTCGAAGAGGCGGTCGAGGCCGGCGTCTTCGGCTCGCCCTTCTATGTGGTGCGCGAAAGCGGCGAGCGTTTCTGGGGCCAGGACCGGCTGGATTTCCTCGACCGGCACCTGGAAAGCCTGTGA
- a CDS encoding ribose-phosphate pyrophosphokinase, with amino-acid sequence MPAMTEPKLIAGNANRPLANAIARRMSMHRGMNVAPVEARVERFNDQEIFVEVYENVRGEDMFIIQPTSNPANDNLMELLIMTDALKRSSAARITAVIPYFGYARQDRRAKARTPISAKLVANLLTEAGVDRVLTLDLHAAQIQGFFDIPVDNLYAAPVFALDIKHHFRERLSDLMVISPDVGGVARARELAQRIGAPLAIVDKRREKPGEVAEMTVIGDVTGKTCIIVDDICDTAGTLCKAAQVLTEHGATEVHAYITHGVLSGPAVERVQGSVMKSLVITDSIEPTEKVKSASNIRIVPTAPMFAQAILNIWNGTSVSSLFEVDTLGPIYEGLYSGV; translated from the coding sequence ATGCCGGCCATGACCGAACCGAAGCTCATCGCGGGGAATGCGAACCGGCCTCTGGCCAATGCCATCGCCCGCCGCATGTCGATGCATCGCGGGATGAATGTCGCCCCCGTCGAGGCGCGGGTCGAGCGTTTCAACGATCAGGAGATCTTCGTCGAGGTCTATGAGAACGTCCGCGGCGAGGACATGTTCATCATCCAGCCGACCTCGAACCCGGCCAATGACAACCTGATGGAGCTGCTGATCATGACCGACGCGCTGAAGCGTTCGTCGGCGGCGCGCATCACCGCGGTGATCCCCTATTTCGGCTATGCCCGCCAGGACCGCCGCGCCAAGGCCCGCACGCCGATCAGCGCCAAGCTGGTCGCCAACCTGCTGACCGAGGCGGGGGTGGACCGGGTGCTGACGCTGGACCTGCATGCGGCGCAGATCCAGGGCTTTTTCGATATTCCGGTGGACAACCTCTATGCCGCGCCGGTCTTTGCCCTGGACATCAAGCATCATTTCCGCGAGCGGCTGTCCGATCTGATGGTGATCTCGCCCGATGTGGGCGGCGTGGCGCGGGCGCGGGAACTGGCGCAGCGCATCGGCGCGCCCTTGGCCATCGTCGACAAGCGCCGCGAGAAGCCGGGCGAGGTGGCCGAGATGACGGTGATCGGCGACGTGACCGGCAAGACCTGCATCATCGTCGACGACATCTGCGATACCGCCGGCACGCTGTGCAAGGCGGCGCAGGTGCTGACCGAGCACGGCGCGACCGAGGTGCATGCCTATATCACCCACGGCGTCCTTTCCGGCCCGGCGGTCGAGCGGGTGCAGGGCTCGGTGATGAAATCGCTGGTGATCACCGATTCCATCGAGCCGACCGAGAAGGTGAAATCCGCCTCGAACATCCGCATCGTGCCGACCGCGCCGATGTTCGCCCAGGCGATCCTGAACATCTGGAACGGCACCTCGGTCAGCTCGCTTTTCGAGGTCGATACGCTGGGGCCGATCTACGAAGGGCTCTATTCCGGCGTCTGA
- a CDS encoding CoA-binding protein: MSLAILRDIGTSPVDDDIARIARTARCIAIVGLSPNEARPSWGVARYLKSQGYRIIPVNPGHAGSTILDERVYPDLRAIPPETGVDMVDIFRRPEAVPAIVEQAMGHLPRLGTIWMQLGIRHPIAASRARARGLTVIEDRCPKIEFPRFL; the protein is encoded by the coding sequence ATGAGCCTGGCAATACTTCGCGATATCGGCACCTCGCCGGTCGATGACGACATTGCGCGCATCGCCCGCACGGCGCGCTGCATCGCCATCGTCGGCCTGTCGCCGAACGAGGCCCGACCATCCTGGGGCGTCGCCCGTTACCTGAAATCGCAGGGCTACCGCATCATCCCGGTCAATCCGGGCCATGCCGGCAGCACCATCCTGGACGAAAGGGTCTATCCCGACCTGCGGGCGATTCCGCCCGAAACCGGGGTGGACATGGTGGACATCTTCCGCCGCCCCGAGGCGGTGCCGGCCATCGTCGAGCAAGCCATGGGCCACCTGCCCCGGCTGGGCACGATCTGGATGCAGCTTGGCATCCGCCACCCGATTGCCGCCAGCCGCGCCCGCGCCCGCGGCCTGACGGTGATCGAGGACCGCTGCCCCAAGATCGAATTCCCGCGCTTTCTCTAG
- a CDS encoding YHS domain-containing (seleno)protein, producing MAQNWALDGMDPVSYGTENAAVPGRTDLVTVWRGQAWHFASEHNRNLFEANPKAYAPGLGGLCVVALSEGRSEPGNPRHFVVIGQRTYLLRSEQARERLLADPQQILMRAKAVWSRMNP from the coding sequence ATGGCGCAGAATTGGGCCCTCGACGGCATGGATCCGGTTTCCTACGGGACCGAGAACGCCGCGGTGCCGGGGCGCACCGACCTGGTCACGGTCTGGCGCGGCCAGGCCTGGCATTTCGCCAGCGAGCATAACCGCAATCTTTTCGAAGCCAATCCAAAGGCTTACGCCCCAGGCTTGGGCGGCCTTTGCGTGGTCGCCCTGTCCGAGGGCCGGTCAGAGCCGGGCAATCCGCGCCATTTCGTGGTGATCGGCCAGCGCACCTATCTGCTGCGCTCGGAACAGGCACGTGAGCGGCTTCTTGCCGATCCGCAGCAAATCCTGATGCGCGCCAAGGCCGTCTGGTCGCGCATGAACCCCTGA
- the rlmB gene encoding 23S rRNA (guanosine(2251)-2'-O)-methyltransferase RlmB gives MAEKPQKTKKPAWVIDKERARRAAAAETVWLFGLHAVRDALANPRREKLRLVVTRNALDRLGPLPEGLEAEIADARSFDRTVPLPPESVHQGAALEVKPLKWDSLADLALSGPGRPLLVALDRVTDPHNVGAILRSAEVFGARAVIAPARHSAPETGALAKTASGALERQPYLRVTNLAEALIELQAMGYVVLGLDGTGTEALPEGLRELAGRPLCLVLGAEGPGLRERTREICDRILRIPFAADFGSLNVSNAAAVALYAASQS, from the coding sequence ATGGCCGAAAAACCGCAGAAGACCAAGAAGCCCGCCTGGGTCATCGACAAGGAACGCGCCCGCCGCGCCGCCGCGGCCGAAACCGTCTGGCTGTTCGGCCTGCACGCCGTGCGCGACGCGCTGGCCAATCCGCGGCGCGAGAAGCTGCGGCTGGTCGTGACCCGCAACGCGCTGGACCGCCTCGGCCCCCTGCCCGAGGGGCTTGAAGCCGAGATCGCGGATGCCCGCAGCTTCGACCGAACCGTGCCGCTGCCGCCGGAAAGCGTGCATCAGGGCGCGGCGCTGGAGGTGAAGCCGCTGAAATGGGACAGCCTGGCCGATCTGGCGCTGTCGGGCCCGGGGCGACCGCTGCTGGTGGCGCTGGACCGGGTGACCGACCCGCATAATGTCGGCGCCATCCTGCGCTCGGCCGAGGTGTTCGGCGCGCGCGCGGTCATCGCCCCGGCGCGCCACTCGGCGCCCGAGACCGGGGCGCTGGCCAAGACCGCCTCGGGCGCGCTGGAGCGGCAGCCCTATCTGCGGGTCACCAATCTGGCCGAGGCGCTGATCGAACTGCAGGCCATGGGCTATGTGGTGCTGGGGCTGGACGGCACCGGCACCGAGGCCCTGCCCGAGGGGCTGCGCGAACTGGCGGGCCGGCCGCTCTGCCTGGTGCTGGGGGCCGAGGGCCCCGGCCTGCGCGAGCGCACCCGAGAAATCTGCGATCGCATCCTGCGGATTCCCTTCGCCGCGGATTTCGGCTCGCTCAACGTCTCGAACGCGGCGGCGGTGGCGCTCTATGCCGCATCACAGAGCTGA
- a CDS encoding Hint domain-containing protein, whose translation MPYFTEIPPSLITVGLDGEIAFVPNTSLLNAFESSQEFAQYDVDATSATTLSAGDNLTPVDDTGNPLTAPGTYQGSATVANAAASVGIPGVATVSLQVNPISGHLMEADGTYYFISEEPLDDDHLAVTASLTLPVLGPISVTGPISGIADQLAAAVGPLLGPLVLQSADLLQNTANGVVVTMNHDVNGTLTLTDDEVFCFVAGTLIETDKGFVPVEELKLGDMVVTRDNGLQPVRWIGSVRLNAASLRAQPKLRAIRIRAGALGRNTPSTDLLVSPQHRVLVRSKIAMKMFGAMEVLVAAKQLLQVEGVDIAEDLTEIEYFHILFDRHEVVNSNGAATESLYTGAQALKSVGRAAREEIFTLFPMLRDAGFTPETARHLPSGRQSRKLAVRHAQHGRPLVQH comes from the coding sequence ATGCCCTATTTCACGGAAATTCCCCCCAGTTTGATCACGGTGGGGCTCGATGGCGAGATCGCCTTCGTGCCGAACACCTCGCTGCTCAACGCCTTCGAGAGCTCGCAGGAATTCGCGCAATATGACGTCGATGCCACCAGCGCGACGACGCTCAGCGCCGGCGACAACCTGACCCCGGTGGACGATACCGGCAATCCGCTGACCGCTCCCGGTACCTATCAGGGCTCGGCCACGGTGGCGAATGCCGCGGCCAGCGTGGGCATCCCCGGCGTGGCCACCGTCAGCCTGCAGGTCAATCCGATCAGCGGCCACCTGATGGAGGCCGATGGCACCTATTACTTCATCAGCGAAGAGCCGCTGGACGACGACCATCTTGCGGTGACCGCCAGCCTCACCTTGCCCGTTCTCGGGCCGATTTCGGTGACCGGGCCGATCTCGGGGATCGCCGATCAGCTTGCCGCCGCGGTCGGGCCGCTGCTCGGGCCGCTGGTTCTTCAGTCGGCCGACCTGCTCCAGAACACCGCGAACGGTGTTGTCGTGACCATGAATCACGACGTCAACGGCACGCTGACGCTGACCGATGACGAGGTGTTCTGCTTCGTCGCCGGCACCCTGATCGAGACCGACAAGGGCTTCGTTCCGGTCGAGGAGCTGAAGCTGGGCGACATGGTGGTGACCCGCGACAACGGCCTGCAGCCCGTCCGCTGGATCGGCTCGGTCAGGCTGAATGCGGCCAGTCTGCGGGCGCAGCCCAAATTGCGCGCGATCCGCATCCGGGCCGGCGCCCTGGGCCGCAACACCCCCTCGACCGACCTGCTGGTGTCGCCGCAGCATCGCGTGCTGGTGCGTTCGAAGATCGCGATGAAGATGTTCGGTGCCATGGAGGTTCTGGTGGCGGCCAAGCAGCTTCTGCAGGTCGAAGGCGTCGATATCGCCGAAGACCTGACCGAGATCGAGTATTTCCACATCCTCTTCGACCGGCATGAGGTCGTGAACTCGAACGGTGCGGCGACCGAATCGCTCTATACCGGGGCGCAGGCGCTGAAATCGGTGGGCCGCGCGGCCCGGGAGGAGATCTTCACCCTGTTCCCGATGCTGCGCGATGCCGGTTTCACGCCGGAAACGGCGCGGCATCTGCCTTCGGGCCGGCAATCGCGCAAGCTGGCCGTCCGCCATGCCCAGCATGGCCGGCCGCTGGTGCAGCACTGA
- a CDS encoding DUF1176 domain-containing protein, which produces MLRRFCLLAFSTIGAAALLHGGPARAQMDAGQLCVNQCLFHHGPASSPAYHACVAEICEGKGQVPGGQAAPSRQWPSGPAWVSGVAGGGQGRYAGIESGRHSLSYMCKRGESGILAVEGMAGSGRSLAIRVDGTSFRPQFISRGGMRYTSAARDSALLRALLSGNAVEISDDRGRVRFSLSGSGAAIRAAMAGCGL; this is translated from the coding sequence ATGTTGCGCCGGTTCTGTTTGCTAGCCTTTTCGACGATCGGCGCTGCGGCGCTCTTGCATGGCGGCCCCGCCCGGGCGCAGATGGATGCCGGGCAGCTTTGCGTCAACCAATGCCTGTTCCACCATGGCCCCGCCTCAAGCCCGGCCTATCACGCCTGCGTGGCCGAGATCTGCGAGGGCAAGGGCCAGGTCCCCGGCGGACAGGCCGCGCCCTCCCGCCAGTGGCCGTCCGGCCCGGCCTGGGTCAGCGGCGTGGCCGGCGGCGGCCAGGGGCGGTACGCCGGCATCGAATCCGGGCGCCATTCGCTGAGCTACATGTGCAAGCGCGGCGAGAGCGGCATCCTGGCCGTCGAGGGAATGGCCGGCTCGGGCCGCTCGCTTGCCATTCGCGTTGACGGAACCTCGTTCCGGCCGCAATTCATCAGCAGGGGCGGCATGCGCTATACCAGTGCGGCCAGGGATTCTGCCTTGCTCCGCGCCCTGCTGTCCGGAAATGCGGTCGAGATTTCGGACGACCGCGGGCGCGTCCGCTTTTCGCTGTCCGGTTCCGGCGCGGCGATCCGCGCGGCGATGGCGGGTTGCGGCCTGTAA
- a CDS encoding integrase family protein produces the protein MAKVDLTDHMIRRLVVEARTDFPDARAPGLSLRVTPAGAKSWAVRGTAADGAKQRITIGTYPDMSLRDARVRAAAVLSEIRGASGNLNAAKREAATARSGDPTLGELIAEYESGPGAGKAIWARTKRGMDSEARKRIRTVFSGLLGTRVSEIPDEDFADAMLTYEPKSGAVTANGQVSKARAYLMPVLDWAAGRGRFRVAGKRRRPSLDVADIKDTLDPAADDEEISGTRDRALSVDEIKKIWPLLVYPAPESLKMKAHPDFDVRPIALRFIMLTGARLSEVCAARWQHIDFDAKTWFKPSVKSVRGGARSQLLPIPDSVIALLDEIPEYLGRGPNDLIFPGQAGTELGNWTRITSAIMRESGTSGWHRHDLRRTAATIMRAGEVELSTIDRILGHRTDHRREESSRAINAYLADIDLSGIVEDPQRKALERLAEIYDQISRS, from the coding sequence GTGGCGAAGGTCGATCTCACCGATCACATGATCCGACGTTTGGTTGTCGAGGCCAGGACGGACTTCCCTGATGCCAGGGCGCCGGGCTTGTCTTTGCGCGTTACACCGGCCGGAGCGAAGAGCTGGGCCGTGCGCGGGACGGCTGCAGATGGCGCGAAGCAGAGGATCACGATCGGCACTTACCCGGACATGTCGCTTCGGGACGCCCGTGTCCGGGCGGCGGCGGTCCTGTCGGAGATCCGAGGTGCATCGGGCAACCTCAACGCCGCAAAGCGCGAGGCGGCCACGGCTCGGTCGGGCGACCCGACATTGGGCGAGCTGATCGCAGAATACGAATCCGGACCCGGCGCCGGCAAGGCAATTTGGGCCAGGACGAAGCGAGGCATGGATTCTGAAGCTCGGAAGCGGATCCGGACTGTGTTTTCCGGATTGCTCGGCACCCGTGTGAGCGAGATTCCGGATGAGGATTTCGCGGATGCAATGCTGACTTACGAGCCAAAATCCGGAGCCGTGACGGCGAACGGGCAGGTCTCGAAAGCCAGGGCCTACCTGATGCCGGTCCTGGACTGGGCTGCGGGTCGCGGCCGATTCCGGGTCGCGGGCAAGCGCCGGCGTCCGTCGCTGGACGTAGCAGATATAAAGGACACGCTGGATCCGGCGGCGGATGACGAGGAAATTTCAGGGACGCGGGATCGGGCGCTGAGCGTCGACGAAATCAAGAAAATCTGGCCTCTCCTTGTCTATCCGGCCCCGGAATCACTGAAAATGAAGGCGCATCCGGACTTTGACGTCCGGCCGATTGCGCTGAGATTTATCATGCTGACGGGTGCCCGATTGTCGGAAGTCTGCGCGGCGAGGTGGCAGCATATCGATTTTGACGCAAAAACTTGGTTCAAGCCGTCCGTCAAATCCGTCCGCGGCGGGGCCCGGTCGCAGCTCCTGCCGATCCCGGATTCGGTGATCGCGCTCCTCGATGAGATTCCGGAATATCTCGGTCGGGGTCCTAATGACCTGATTTTCCCGGGTCAGGCCGGCACCGAGCTCGGGAACTGGACCCGGATCACGTCAGCTATCATGCGGGAATCCGGGACATCCGGCTGGCACCGGCACGATCTCCGGCGGACCGCTGCGACGATCATGCGGGCGGGTGAAGTGGAGCTCTCTACTATCGACCGGATCCTGGGCCACCGAACGGACCACCGGCGGGAAGAATCGAGCCGGGCGATCAATGCATATTTGGCGGATATCGACCTGTCCGGAATCGTCGAGGATCCGCAGCGCAAGGCGCTCGAACGGCTCGCAGAGATCTATGATCAGATCAGTCGTAGCTGA